One window from the genome of Tepidimicrobium xylanilyticum encodes:
- the secE gene encoding preprotein translocase subunit SecE: MSSQTSASKGKIRTYFRGVRAETKKVIWPSKKELINYTGVVILISFMVGLVVWLLDLGIHRLLSLIIK, encoded by the coding sequence ATGTCAAGTCAGACCAGCGCTAGCAAAGGTAAGATTAGGACATATTTTAGAGGCGTTAGAGCGGAGACTAAAAAGGTTATTTGGCCTAGTAAAAAGGAATTAATCAATTATACAGGAGTAGTTATCCTAATTAGCTTTATGGTTGGTTTAGTAGTATGGTTATTAGATCTAGGTATACATCGTCTATTATCATTAATTATTAAGTAA
- the nusG gene encoding transcription termination/antitermination protein NusG: protein MTDKVESRVERAKKAKWYVVHTYSGYEKKVKANIEKLVENRGNIDDIFEVAVPTEEYIDTKGGKKKLKERKLFPGYVLVKMIMNDVSWYLVRNTRGVTGFVGPGSKPVPLSDEEVKALGVQDTSLPSIDLKEKDIIKVTTGPFENFMGTVESINLEKKKVKVFVSMFGRETLVELDFDQVEKI, encoded by the coding sequence ATGACGGATAAGGTTGAAAGTAGAGTGGAGAGGGCTAAAAAAGCCAAGTGGTATGTAGTTCATACTTATTCTGGTTACGAAAAAAAGGTAAAAGCTAATATTGAAAAATTGGTAGAAAACAGAGGGAATATTGACGATATATTTGAAGTAGCAGTACCCACTGAGGAGTATATCGATACTAAAGGCGGGAAGAAAAAACTCAAAGAAAGAAAACTCTTTCCAGGATATGTGCTAGTAAAAATGATAATGAACGATGTATCGTGGTACTTGGTAAGGAATACCAGAGGAGTAACAGGCTTTGTGGGGCCGGGTTCTAAACCAGTTCCACTATCTGATGAAGAGGTTAAAGCTTTAGGTGTACAGGATACCTCCTTGCCATCTATTGATTTAAAAGAAAAAGATATTATAAAAGTTACTACTGGGCCCTTTGAAAACTTCATGGGCACCGTTGAAAGCATTAATCTTGAAAAGAAAAAAGTTAAAGTATTTGTATCCATGTTTGGCAGGGAAACTCTTGTAGAACTGGATTTCGACCAAGTAGAAAAAATATAA
- the rplK gene encoding 50S ribosomal protein L11, producing the protein MAKKVIAVVKLQIPAGKATPAPPVGTALGPHGVNIMQFTKEFNARTADQAGMIIPVVLTVYQDRSFTFITKTPPVSVLIKKAVGIESGSGEPNKNKVAKISKEKVREIAEIKMPDLNAGSIEAAMSMIAGTARSMGVVVEE; encoded by the coding sequence ATGGCAAAAAAGGTTATAGCTGTGGTAAAACTACAAATACCAGCTGGAAAAGCTACACCAGCTCCACCTGTAGGAACTGCATTGGGACCTCATGGAGTAAATATTATGCAATTTACTAAGGAATTCAATGCAAGGACTGCAGACCAAGCTGGTATGATAATACCCGTTGTTCTTACAGTTTATCAAGATAGATCTTTCACTTTTATTACCAAAACACCACCTGTGTCAGTACTAATTAAAAAAGCTGTAGGAATTGAATCAGGTTCTGGTGAACCAAATAAGAATAAAGTAGCAAAGATATCTAAGGAAAAAGTTAGAGAAATTGCTGAAATAAAAATGCCCGACTTAAATGCAGGAAGTATAGAAGCTGCTATGAGCATGATAGCAGGAACTGCTAGGAGTATGGGAGTAGTTGTTGAAGAATAA